A window of the Vicugna pacos chromosome 32, VicPac4, whole genome shotgun sequence genome harbors these coding sequences:
- the TSSK2 gene encoding testis-specific serine/threonine-protein kinase 2, with protein sequence MDDAAVLRKKGYIVGINLGKGSYAKVKSAYSERLKFNVAVKIIDRKKTPTDFVERFLPREMDILATVNHRSIIKTYEIFETSDGRIYIVMELGVQGDLLEFIKCRGALHEDAARKMFRQLSSAVKYCHDLDVVHRDLKCENLLLDKDFNIKLSDFGFSKRCLRDGSGRIVLSKTFCGSAAYAAPEVLQGIPYQPKVYDIWSLGVILYIMVCGSMPYDDSDIKKMLRVQKEHRVDFPRSKHLTGECKDLIYRILQPDVSRRLHIDEILSHAWLQPPKPKAMSSASFKREGEGKYRAECKLDTRPGSRPEHRPEHKLGAKTQHRLLVVPENEDRLEDRLEDRLAETSRAKDHHISGAEVGKAST encoded by the coding sequence ATGGACGATGCCGCGGTCCTGAGGAAGAAGGGTTACATCGTGGGCATCAACCTGGGCAAGGGCTCCTACGCCAAAGTCAAGTCTGCCTACTCCGAGCGCCTCAAGTTCAACGTGGCGGTCAAGATCATCGATCGCAAGAAGACACCCACCGACTTTGTGGAGAGATTCCTTCCCCGGGAGATGGACATCCTGGCGACCGTCAACCACCGCTCCATCATCAAGACCTACGAGATCTTTGAGACCTCAGACGGGCGCATCTACATCGTCATGGAGCTTGGGGTCCAGGGCGACCTCCTGGAGTTCATCAAATGCCGAGGCGCCCTGCACGAGGACGCAGCGCGCAAGATGTTCCGGCAGCTGTCCTCGGCCGTCAAGTACTGCCATGATCTGGACGTCGTCCACCGAGACCTCAAGTGTGAGAACCTTCTCCTCGACAAGGACTTCAACATCAAGCTGTCCGACTTTGGCTTCTCTAAGCGCTGCCTGCGGGACGGCAGCGGCCGCATTGTCCTCAGCAAGACCTTCTGCGGGTCGGCGGCGTACGCGGCCCCTGAGGTGCTGCAGGGCATCCCCTACCAGCCCAAGGTGTACGACATTTGGAGCCTGGGTGTCATCCTCTACATCATGGTCTGTGGCTCCATGCCGTACGACGACTCTGACATCAAGAAGATGCTGCGCGTCCAAAAGGAGCACCGTGTGGACTTCCCACGCTCCAAGCACTTGACGGGCGAGTGCAAGGACCTCATCTACCGCATCTTGCAGCCTGACGTCAGCAGGCGGCTGCACATTGACGAGATCCTCAGCCACGCGTGGCTGCAGCCCCCCAAGCCCAAAGCCATGTCTTCGGCCTCCttcaagagggagggagagggcaagTACCGGGCCGAGTGCAAGCTGGACACCCGGCCAGGCTCGCGGCCCGAGCACCGGCCCGAGCACAAGCTGGGGGCCAAGACCCAGCACCGGCTGCTGGTGGTGCCTGAGAATGAGGACCGGCTGGAGGACCGGCTGGAGGACCGGCTGGCCGAGACCTCCAGGGCGAAGGACCACCACATCTCCGGAGCCGAGGTGGGGAAGGCAAGCACCTAG
- the TSSK1B gene encoding testis-specific serine/threonine-protein kinase 1, protein MDDAAILKRRGYIMGINLGEGSYAKVKSAYSERLKFNVAVKIIDRKKAPTDFLEKFLPREIEILALLNHHSIVKTYEIFEISDGKVYIVMELGVQGDLLEFIKTRGALQEDDARKKFHQLSSAIKYCHDLDVVHRDLKCENLLLDKDFNIKLSDFGFSKRCLRDDSGRLALSKTFCGSAAYAAPEVLQGIPYQPKVYDIWSLGVILYIMVCGSMPYDDSNIKKMLRIQKEHRVDFPRSKHLTGECKDLIYRMLQPDVNRRLHIDEILSHCWVQPKAQVLSSAAINKEGESSQGPEPPWAPEPGSDKMSTTKLEPQEEAQPQAQPETSPEEEPLQVQVSRQSEAAGIASEQPSTETEEGPPRQPPSRIPSQPFAAPEAGRERARAHSLEPEPQRSQRKKTGPDEPLFSSVSSPPFELGNPRD, encoded by the coding sequence ATGGATGACGCGGCCATCCTCAAGCGACGAGGCTACATCAtgggaataaatttgggagaggGCTCGTATGCAAAAGTCAAGTCTGCTTACTCTGAGCGCCTGAAGTTCAACGTGGCGGTCAAGATCATCGATCGCAAGAAAGCCCCCACAGACTTCCTGGAGAAATTCCTTCCCCGGGAGATTGAGATTCTGGCCTTGCTGAACCACCACTCCATTGTCAAGACCTATGAGATCTTCGAGATATCCGACGGCAAGGTCTACATCGTCATGGAGCTCGGGGTCCAGGGCGACCTCCTGGAGTTCATCAAGACCCGGGGGGCCCTGCAGGAAGATGATGCTCGCAAGAAGTTCCACCAGCTGTCCTCGGCCATCAAGTACTGCCATGACCTGGACGTCGTCCACCGAGACCTCAAGTGTGAGAACCTTCTCCTCGACAAGGACTTCAACATCAAGCTGTCCGACTTTGGCTTCTCCAAGCGCTGCCTTCGGGATGACAGCGGCCGGCTGGCGCTCAGCAAGACCTTCTGTGGGTCGGCGGCGTACGCGGCCCCTGAGGTGCTGCAGGGCATCCCCTACCAGCCCAAGGTGTACGACATCTGGAGCCTGGGTGTCATCCTCTACATCATGGTCTGCGGCTCCATGCCCTACGATGACTCCAACATCAAGAAGATGCTGCGCATCCAAAAGGAGCATCGCGTGGACTTCCCGCGCTCCAAGCACTTGACGGGCGAGTGCAAGGACCTCATCTACCGCATGCTGCAGCCCGATGTCAACCGGCGGTTGCACATCGATGAGATCCTCAGCCACTGCTGGGTGCAGCCCAAGGCCCAGGTCCTGTCCTCTGCAGCCATCAACAAGGAGGGGGAGAGCTCCCAGGGTCCTGAGCCCCCCTGGGCCCCTGAGCCTGGCTCTGACAAGATGTCCACCACCAAGCTGGAGCCCCAGGAGgaggcccagccccaggcccagcccgAGACAAGCCCTGAGGAGGAGCCACTGCAGGTGCAGGTGTCGAGGCAGTCGGAGGCTGCAGGCATCGCCAGCGAGCAGCCCAGCACAGAGACAGAAGAAGGGCCTCCACGACAGCCTCCGAGTCGCATACCTAGCCAGCCCTTTGCAGCCCCGGAGGCCGGCAGGGAACGAGCCAGAGCTCACAGCTTGGAACCTGAGCCCCAGAGAAGCCAAAGAAAGAAGACAGGCCCAGATGAGCCACTATTTTCGTCAGTTTCTTCCCCTCCCTTTGAACTTGGTAACCCACGTGACTAA